From the Halococcus salifodinae DSM 8989 genome, one window contains:
- a CDS encoding DUF5800 family protein has protein sequence MTVLSFDDEGVDVSYEGTEFRLDRALVEDAVDKPYPEITDHEVLQIVEPDPALSGEPRRIDDITA, from the coding sequence ATGACTGTTCTATCGTTCGACGATGAGGGTGTCGACGTGAGCTACGAGGGAACGGAGTTCCGGCTCGATCGCGCGCTCGTCGAGGACGCCGTCGACAAACCCTATCCCGAGATCACCGACCACGAAGTGCTCCAGATCGTCGAACCCGACCCGGCGCTGTCGGGGGAACCCCGACGCATCGACGACATCACCGCGTGA
- a CDS encoding redox-regulated ATPase YchF has translation MLSLALAGKPNAGKSTFFEAATMTEVDVANYPFTTIDANRGVSYVRTDCPCLDREERCGNEHCRDGKRYVSVELLDVAGLVPGAHEGRGLGNQFLDELTTADVILNVVDASGGTNAEGEPVEVGDHDPVEDVDFVASEIERWLAGIVARNWETVERGSRSPGFAIDDHLAELLSGVGANEPAIAATLRALDYPDDPREWTDDDRLALAREIRARTKPLVVVANKADVAPEGNLDSLAAAAERAIPATADGERALRRGAEAGVIDYDPGDSEFAVGDGLSASQRAGLETVEDVIEAYGGTGIQRALNEAVYDLLDHITVYPVQNESKWTDGQGNTLPDAFLVPRGSTPRDLAFAVHSDIGEGYLHAVDARSNREIGDDHELAEGDVVKIVSTAK, from the coding sequence ATGCTCTCGCTCGCGCTCGCCGGCAAGCCGAACGCCGGCAAATCTACCTTTTTCGAGGCGGCGACCATGACCGAGGTCGACGTCGCCAACTACCCCTTCACGACGATCGACGCGAATCGCGGGGTCTCGTACGTGCGTACCGACTGCCCCTGTCTCGACCGCGAGGAGCGCTGCGGCAACGAACACTGCCGCGACGGCAAGCGGTACGTCTCTGTCGAGCTCCTGGATGTCGCGGGGCTCGTCCCGGGCGCACACGAGGGACGGGGGCTGGGCAACCAGTTCCTCGACGAACTCACGACCGCCGACGTTATTTTGAACGTGGTCGACGCCTCCGGCGGGACGAACGCCGAGGGCGAGCCGGTCGAAGTCGGCGATCACGATCCCGTCGAAGACGTGGATTTCGTCGCGAGCGAGATCGAGCGATGGCTCGCGGGGATCGTGGCGCGCAACTGGGAGACCGTCGAGCGCGGGTCGCGCTCGCCCGGCTTCGCGATCGACGACCACCTCGCGGAGCTGCTCTCGGGTGTGGGCGCGAACGAGCCGGCGATCGCGGCGACGCTACGCGCGCTCGACTATCCTGACGACCCGCGCGAGTGGACCGACGACGACCGCCTCGCGCTCGCCCGCGAGATTCGAGCGCGAACCAAACCCCTCGTCGTCGTGGCGAACAAAGCCGATGTCGCGCCCGAGGGCAACCTCGATTCGCTGGCCGCGGCCGCCGAGCGCGCGATCCCGGCGACCGCGGACGGCGAACGCGCGCTCCGGCGCGGGGCCGAGGCGGGCGTGATCGACTACGATCCCGGCGATAGCGAGTTCGCGGTCGGCGACGGCCTCTCGGCGAGCCAGCGTGCGGGACTCGAAACCGTCGAGGACGTCATCGAGGCGTACGGCGGGACCGGCATCCAGCGCGCGCTGAACGAGGCGGTGTACGACCTGCTCGATCACATTACTGTTTACCCGGTCCAGAACGAGTCGAAGTGGACCGACGGCCAAGGGAACACCCTCCCCGACGCCTTCCTCGTCCCCCGCGGATCGACGCCGCGCGACCTCGCCTTCGCAGTCCACTCGGACATCGGCGAGGGGTATCTCCACGCCGTGGACGCACGCTCGAACCGGGAGATCGGCGACGACCACGAACTCGCGGAGGGCGACGTGGTGAAGATCGTGAGCACCGCGAAGTGA
- a CDS encoding S9 family peptidase: MEPIEGSDHHDIVRVSEPRLSPDGERVAFVRRVPKDEESVAATIHVVPADGGGDPRQFTLTDGVDAEPRWSPSGDRLAFVSTRGDSDRPQLWVVPVDGGEARQVTDVPGSVSALSWDRDGERIAFVQSVTVDEREEERDLHGDERTVPDPKVLDRLVYRADERYFDGTRSHVYVADLEGNVERVTDGEYDYGSPAWSDETLYVTAKRTDDPDDNTIVDVLAHDLATDEVETVFQTNEWMPTIAVTDDDRIAYTHTPAEMGAMGQTDLLVYDRASETTATLTENLDRTVETPTITWGREAESVYFVTPDEGAFAVRRANGDGSGDVETVVTDGHVTGVTAGGGRVAFVRSEWDHPGDVFVHEGSDTTRLTRVNEAYLADHAIGEPEPVRFKADDGPTIEGWVLTPPDIADQKADRSSDADEPYPLITQIHGGPHAMWTAAGTMWHEFQTLAARGYAVFWSNPRGSTGYGQAFTAAIERDWGAVTMADVLAGVEQVTDRADIDGEECYVTGGSFGGFMTGWIVGHTDRFRAAVAQRGVYDLLSFYGSTDAFKLVEWDFDTTPWEEPAFLWEHSPVAHVDAVDTPTLLIHAEDDYRVPVNNGEMFYLFLKKNGVDTRLVRYPREGHELSRSGEPAHVVDRIERIARWFDGYSARVDAPRALDRGDEGLSTTDDED, encoded by the coding sequence ATGGAGCCGATCGAGGGAAGCGACCATCACGACATCGTGCGAGTGAGCGAGCCACGACTCTCGCCGGACGGCGAACGGGTCGCGTTCGTTCGGCGGGTACCGAAGGACGAGGAGTCCGTCGCGGCCACGATCCACGTCGTTCCCGCCGACGGCGGAGGCGATCCGCGACAGTTCACCCTCACGGACGGCGTCGACGCCGAACCACGCTGGTCGCCGTCGGGCGATCGCCTCGCGTTCGTCTCGACACGAGGCGACAGCGACCGGCCACAGCTCTGGGTCGTCCCCGTGGACGGCGGCGAGGCCCGACAGGTGACCGACGTCCCCGGTAGCGTTTCCGCCCTCTCGTGGGACCGCGACGGCGAGCGGATCGCGTTCGTCCAGTCGGTGACCGTCGACGAGCGCGAGGAGGAGCGTGACCTGCACGGCGACGAACGCACCGTCCCGGACCCGAAAGTGCTCGACCGACTGGTGTACCGGGCCGACGAGCGCTACTTCGACGGGACCCGGAGTCACGTCTACGTCGCCGATCTCGAGGGGAACGTCGAACGCGTCACCGACGGGGAGTACGACTACGGTTCGCCGGCGTGGAGCGACGAAACGCTCTACGTCACCGCGAAGCGAACGGACGATCCCGACGACAACACGATCGTGGACGTGTTGGCCCACGACCTCGCCACGGACGAGGTCGAGACGGTGTTCCAGACCAACGAGTGGATGCCGACCATCGCCGTCACCGACGACGACCGGATCGCCTACACCCACACGCCGGCCGAAATGGGGGCAATGGGCCAGACCGACCTGCTGGTGTACGACCGCGCAAGCGAGACGACGGCGACGCTCACCGAGAACCTCGATCGCACGGTCGAGACGCCGACGATCACGTGGGGCCGCGAGGCAGAGTCCGTCTACTTCGTCACGCCCGACGAGGGCGCGTTCGCCGTCCGCCGCGCGAACGGCGACGGCAGCGGTGACGTCGAAACGGTCGTCACGGACGGTCACGTCACGGGCGTGACGGCGGGCGGTGGGCGGGTCGCGTTCGTCCGGAGCGAATGGGACCACCCCGGCGACGTGTTCGTTCACGAGGGATCGGACACGACCCGGCTGACGCGGGTGAACGAGGCGTATCTCGCGGATCACGCCATCGGCGAACCCGAGCCGGTCCGGTTCAAGGCCGACGACGGGCCGACGATCGAGGGGTGGGTGCTGACACCGCCCGATATCGCCGACCAGAAGGCCGACCGATCGTCCGACGCCGACGAACCGTATCCCTTGATAACCCAGATTCACGGCGGGCCACACGCGATGTGGACGGCGGCGGGGACGATGTGGCACGAGTTCCAGACGCTCGCCGCCCGCGGGTACGCCGTGTTCTGGTCGAACCCGCGAGGATCGACGGGGTACGGACAGGCGTTCACCGCCGCGATCGAGCGCGACTGGGGGGCAGTGACGATGGCGGACGTTCTCGCCGGTGTGGAGCAGGTCACGGATCGCGCGGACATCGACGGCGAGGAGTGTTACGTCACCGGCGGCTCGTTCGGCGGGTTCATGACCGGTTGGATCGTGGGCCACACCGATCGATTCCGGGCCGCGGTCGCTCAGCGCGGCGTGTACGACCTGCTCTCGTTTTACGGATCGACGGACGCGTTCAAGCTGGTCGAGTGGGATTTCGACACCACGCCGTGGGAAGAGCCCGCGTTCCTCTGGGAGCACTCGCCCGTCGCCCACGTCGATGCGGTCGACACCCCGACGCTTCTGATCCACGCCGAGGACGATTATCGGGTTCCAGTCAACAACGGCGAGATGTTCTACCTCTTCCTCAAGAAAAACGGCGTCGACACCCGGCTGGTGCGCTACCCGCGCGAGGGCCACGAACTGTCGCGCTCGGGCGAACCCGCCCACGTCGTCGACCGGATCGAGCGGATCGCCCGCTGGTTCGACGGCTACTCCGCACGCGTCGACGCTCCCCGCGCACTCGACCGTGGTGACGAGGGGCTCTCGACCACCGACGACGAGGACTGA
- a CDS encoding Zn-dependent hydrolase, translated as MEINGDRLRSDIETNAAFGAIDAETGRGRTVLTGTPPNRRGREYLVDRLEAAGLAVWVDAVGNVAGRWVPDDVAPDTPAVATGSHLDSVPRGGIFDGPLGVYAALEAVRAVQESGIEPARPIEVVCFTEEEGQRFAEGLLGSSVAAGERSVEAALGLADDDGTTLDAALTEIGFRGEGRLDAREWDAWLELHVEQNDRLEAAGVPVGIVTTITGITHCEVVVEGEADHAGATSMADRDDALAAASEFVLDVESAAREATTEDDTAVGTVGGFTVEPNATNVVPGRVEMGLDVRSTEYATMNAIVERARANLDRITRDRDVTTEFERSFDLRPTPMSERYREATHAGCEKADIESLAMHSGAAHDTMHVASVTDAGLLFAPSRDGASHSPREWTDWADCTAATRALAETVAALAT; from the coding sequence ATGGAGATCAACGGCGATCGACTCCGATCGGACATCGAGACCAACGCCGCGTTCGGCGCGATCGACGCCGAAACGGGCCGCGGACGGACCGTTCTCACCGGGACGCCGCCCAACCGTCGCGGGCGCGAGTACCTCGTCGACCGTCTCGAAGCGGCCGGCCTCGCGGTTTGGGTCGATGCTGTCGGCAACGTCGCCGGGCGGTGGGTTCCCGACGACGTAGCCCCCGACACGCCGGCGGTCGCGACGGGGAGCCACCTCGATTCGGTGCCGCGGGGTGGGATCTTCGACGGACCGCTCGGCGTCTACGCGGCGCTCGAAGCCGTTCGCGCGGTACAGGAGTCCGGTATCGAACCCGCTCGTCCGATCGAGGTCGTCTGCTTCACCGAGGAGGAAGGCCAGCGCTTCGCCGAGGGGCTGCTGGGATCGTCGGTCGCCGCCGGCGAGCGGTCGGTCGAGGCAGCACTGGGCCTTGCCGACGACGACGGCACCACCCTCGATGCGGCCCTGACAGAGATCGGGTTCCGTGGGGAGGGACGCCTCGACGCGCGGGAGTGGGACGCGTGGCTCGAACTCCACGTCGAGCAGAACGATCGGCTCGAAGCGGCGGGCGTTCCGGTCGGGATCGTCACCACCATCACCGGTATCACCCACTGCGAGGTGGTCGTCGAGGGCGAGGCCGACCACGCGGGCGCGACCTCGATGGCCGACCGCGACGACGCCCTCGCAGCGGCCAGCGAATTCGTCCTCGACGTCGAGTCGGCCGCCCGGGAAGCGACGACGGAGGACGACACCGCGGTCGGAACGGTGGGAGGCTTCACGGTCGAGCCGAACGCGACCAACGTCGTTCCCGGCCGAGTCGAGATGGGCCTCGACGTCCGGAGCACCGAGTACGCCACGATGAACGCGATCGTTGAACGTGCTCGGGCGAACCTCGACCGCATCACTCGCGACCGCGACGTTACGACGGAGTTCGAGCGCAGCTTCGATCTCCGCCCCACGCCGATGAGCGAACGGTATCGGGAGGCTACCCACGCAGGGTGCGAGAAGGCGGACATCGAGTCGCTGGCGATGCACTCCGGGGCTGCCCACGACACGATGCACGTCGCGTCCGTGACCGACGCCGGCCTCCTGTTCGCGCCCTCGCGGGATGGAGCCTCACACAGTCCGCGCGAGTGGACCGACTGGGCCGACTGCACGGCGGCGACCCGGGCACTCGCCGAAACCGTGGCCGCCCTCGCCACGTGA
- a CDS encoding pyridoxal phosphate-dependent aminotransferase, whose amino-acid sequence MTDFSDRVDRIAISGIREVFEAAGGDAINLGIGQPDFPTPEHVRGAAVDAIESGATDGYTSNAGIDGLCEAISEKHARDNAFDVGPDQVIATAGGSEALHLAMEAHVSAGEEVIFPDPGFVAYDALTHLAGGVPNPIELREDLTMSPAAVEEAITDDTAAFVVNSPANPTGAVQSEEDMREFARIADEHDVLCIADEVYEHIVFDGNHYSPMDFAESDNVVVVNACSKAYSMTGWRLGWVAGSDRRIDRMLRVHQYVQACASAPAQYAAEAALSGPQDRVHEMVDAFEERRDVLLDGLADAGLDTPTPQGAFYAMPEAPDGWVDECLDRGVVVVPGEAFGDGGDGYARISYAAGIEDLKDALEIMNDAASAVR is encoded by the coding sequence ATGACGGACTTTTCTGACCGGGTGGATCGGATCGCGATCAGCGGCATCCGCGAGGTGTTCGAGGCGGCGGGCGGCGACGCGATCAATCTCGGAATCGGCCAGCCCGACTTCCCGACGCCCGAGCACGTCCGGGGGGCCGCGGTCGACGCCATCGAGAGCGGCGCGACCGACGGTTACACCTCGAACGCGGGGATCGACGGGCTCTGCGAGGCGATCAGCGAGAAACACGCCCGCGACAACGCCTTCGACGTCGGCCCGGATCAGGTGATCGCGACCGCGGGCGGGAGCGAGGCGCTCCACCTCGCGATGGAAGCCCACGTGAGCGCGGGTGAGGAGGTCATCTTCCCCGACCCCGGCTTCGTCGCCTACGACGCCCTCACGCATCTCGCTGGCGGAGTCCCGAACCCGATCGAACTCCGCGAGGACCTCACGATGAGTCCCGCGGCCGTGGAGGAGGCCATCACCGACGACACTGCAGCGTTCGTCGTCAACAGCCCCGCCAACCCCACTGGAGCAGTCCAGTCGGAGGAGGACATGCGGGAGTTCGCGCGGATCGCCGACGAACACGACGTGCTCTGTATTGCCGACGAGGTGTACGAGCACATCGTCTTCGACGGCAACCACTACTCGCCGATGGACTTCGCCGAGTCGGACAACGTCGTGGTGGTGAACGCCTGCTCGAAAGCGTACTCGATGACGGGCTGGCGGCTCGGCTGGGTCGCGGGCTCCGACCGCCGAATCGACCGAATGCTCCGGGTCCATCAGTACGTTCAGGCCTGTGCGAGCGCGCCCGCCCAGTACGCCGCCGAGGCCGCCCTTTCTGGCCCCCAAGACCGGGTTCACGAGATGGTCGACGCCTTCGAGGAGCGCCGCGACGTGCTGCTCGACGGCCTCGCCGACGCCGGTCTCGACACCCCGACCCCGCAGGGCGCGTTCTACGCCATGCCTGAGGCCCCCGATGGCTGGGTCGACGAGTGCCTCGATCGCGGCGTCGTCGTCGTGCCCGGCGAGGCGTTCGGCGACGGCGGCGACGGCTACGCCCGGATCTCCTACGCCGCCGGTATCGAGGACCTGAAGGACGCACTCGAAATCATGAACGACGCCGCGAGCGCGGTTCGCTGA
- a CDS encoding UbiA family prenyltransferase encodes MAIARHEQGTRADLAALASQVHPVFMLPPLAASWFGAALAPSISPVASIVHMTAMFCAVYTAHVKDGYVDFHVRGEDDDHPLTVGGCRLGLALATGGFAACLGWLWIVIGPGAALVTLPAWFVGYLHAPQLDMHPVGATAGYPVGIALSILGGYYVQAGAFSTTALAFAAVFLVLLSGIKVIDDAKDRSYDRSIDKRTVAVVLGRERARRVAYGLVALALVGVLVGAITGVFPPSTGLAVVAFAVVAATTRRLEPRRATEVLMRGSYVFLGLLFFAVWFQPLV; translated from the coding sequence ATGGCTATCGCACGCCACGAGCAGGGAACACGAGCCGATCTCGCCGCGCTCGCCTCGCAGGTCCACCCGGTTTTCATGCTCCCACCGCTCGCGGCGTCGTGGTTCGGCGCGGCACTCGCTCCCAGTATCTCGCCAGTCGCCAGTATCGTCCACATGACGGCGATGTTCTGTGCGGTCTACACCGCCCACGTCAAGGACGGCTACGTCGATTTCCACGTTCGAGGCGAGGACGACGACCACCCGCTCACGGTGGGGGGCTGTCGGCTGGGGCTCGCGCTCGCGACCGGCGGGTTCGCGGCGTGTCTCGGCTGGCTCTGGATCGTGATCGGGCCCGGTGCGGCGCTCGTCACGTTGCCAGCGTGGTTCGTCGGCTACCTTCACGCGCCCCAGCTCGACATGCATCCCGTGGGCGCGACCGCGGGCTACCCGGTCGGGATCGCGCTCTCGATCCTCGGTGGGTACTACGTGCAAGCGGGCGCGTTCTCGACGACGGCGCTCGCGTTTGCAGCCGTCTTCCTCGTGCTCCTCTCGGGGATCAAAGTCATCGACGACGCGAAGGACCGATCCTACGACCGTTCGATCGACAAACGGACCGTCGCCGTGGTGCTCGGCCGCGAGCGCGCGCGTCGTGTCGCCTACGGCCTCGTGGCGCTCGCGCTCGTGGGCGTGCTCGTGGGCGCAATCACTGGCGTGTTTCCGCCGAGCACCGGCCTCGCAGTCGTCGCGTTCGCCGTCGTCGCCGCGACGACTCGGCGGCTCGAACCGCGGCGCGCGACCGAGGTGCTGATGCGCGGTTCCTACGTGTTCCTCGGACTCCTCTTTTTCGCCGTGTGGTTCCAGCCGCTCGTGTGA
- a CDS encoding geranylgeranyl reductase family protein has product MTAEQYDVVVVGAGTAGAFAAATAAREGVSTVIVERKSADDVGDIACGDAIKGTSTFPEVIDLDYLREEAFTNDHITKARFENPQTDEHIDVPLPGNGAVVDRKRYGEVIIEETQRAGAELHCDTIVKDVIQKNGRVTGVETVHEGDPTTYEADVVIDAAGSLSLLQDKVDFEGTTFDTNVNYSQFCSAYREVVEVDEPVDWDDSLVFKPTEELGYLWYFPRTSTEINAGLGFQMNKSPMELVEVLKNDLRQRPEFENATVKSKLGAALPTRRPYDSAVAPGFMAVGDAAGHVNPTTGGGIPGAAKAGHWAAKKAVEAVSSGDVSEQQLWEYNYKVMRDFGKRFAAMDVYNIFGGANDVDDLVSILTSMPSQQIIDALGKEGTASMSLGLKLKTILKTYGHWETLYDLYKAQGKAAEVKALYDDYPSSPTEFDTWQATRDSLMDEVYDLTGADSKY; this is encoded by the coding sequence ATGACAGCCGAACAGTACGACGTCGTGGTCGTCGGAGCCGGGACCGCCGGCGCGTTCGCCGCCGCGACCGCCGCACGAGAGGGGGTCTCGACCGTGATCGTCGAGCGCAAATCCGCGGACGATGTCGGCGACATCGCCTGCGGCGACGCGATCAAGGGGACCAGCACGTTCCCCGAAGTGATCGATCTCGACTATCTCCGCGAGGAGGCGTTCACCAACGACCACATCACGAAAGCCCGTTTCGAGAACCCACAGACCGACGAACACATCGACGTCCCGCTCCCGGGCAACGGCGCGGTCGTCGATCGGAAGCGCTACGGCGAGGTGATCATCGAGGAGACTCAACGCGCCGGCGCGGAGCTCCACTGCGACACCATTGTCAAGGACGTCATCCAGAAGAACGGCCGCGTGACCGGCGTCGAGACCGTCCACGAAGGCGACCCGACGACCTACGAGGCCGACGTGGTGATCGACGCCGCGGGCTCACTCTCCCTCCTCCAAGACAAAGTCGATTTCGAGGGAACGACGTTCGACACCAACGTCAACTACTCGCAGTTCTGTTCGGCCTACCGCGAGGTCGTCGAAGTCGACGAACCCGTCGACTGGGACGACTCGCTCGTGTTCAAACCCACCGAGGAGCTCGGCTATCTCTGGTACTTCCCCCGAACCAGCACCGAGATCAACGCCGGACTGGGATTCCAGATGAACAAATCGCCGATGGAGCTGGTCGAGGTGCTGAAAAACGACCTCCGACAGCGCCCGGAGTTCGAGAACGCGACGGTCAAGAGCAAGCTCGGGGCCGCCCTCCCCACCCGTCGGCCGTACGACTCGGCGGTCGCGCCGGGGTTCATGGCGGTCGGCGACGCCGCGGGTCACGTCAACCCCACCACCGGCGGCGGGATTCCAGGGGCGGCGAAGGCCGGCCACTGGGCCGCGAAGAAGGCCGTCGAGGCCGTCTCGTCGGGCGACGTGAGCGAACAGCAGCTCTGGGAGTACAACTACAAGGTGATGCGTGACTTCGGCAAGCGCTTCGCCGCGATGGACGTCTACAACATCTTCGGCGGCGCGAACGACGTCGACGACCTCGTGAGCATCCTGACTTCGATGCCGAGCCAGCAGATCATCGACGCACTCGGCAAGGAGGGCACCGCCTCGATGAGCCTCGGCCTCAAACTCAAGACGATCCTCAAGACCTACGGCCACTGGGAGACGCTCTACGATCTCTACAAGGCCCAGGGCAAGGCCGCCGAGGTCAAAGCGCTCTACGACGACTACCCCTCCTCGCCGACCGAGTTCGACACGTGGCAGGCAACCCGTGATTCGCTGATGGATGAGGTGTACGACCTCACTGGCGCGGATTCCAAGTACTAA
- a CDS encoding sugar porter family MFS transporter, whose protein sequence is MGIADRLVNAEREHSSFVYVMAGIAALNGLLFGFDVGVISGALLYIDQTFTLSPFLEGVVTSSVLVGAMIGAATGGTLADRFGRRRLTLAGAIVFFVGSFGMALSPTIEWLIAWRVIEGVAVGVASIVGPLLISETAPSDIRGALGFLQQLMITIGILLAYVVNYAFAPEFLGIVGWRWMLWFGAVPAAILAAGTYFLPESPRWLIENDRIDEARAVLSRVRGTDDIDEEIEHIRDVSETEAEGDLSDLLEPWVRPALIVGVGLAVIQQVSGINTIIYYAPTILSNIGFGDIASIVGTVGVGTVNVLLTVVAILLVDRVGRRPLLLVGTGGMTVMLGILGLGFFLPGLSGVVGYVTLGSMIGYVGFYAISLGPVFWLLISEIYPLRIRGTAEGVASVFNWGANFLVALTFLPLINRLGEGPSFWLLGGFCLLAFVFIYSRVPETMGRSLEDIEADLRENAMVGPDQERSPDPASND, encoded by the coding sequence ATGGGCATAGCCGATCGGCTGGTGAACGCCGAGCGCGAGCACAGCAGCTTCGTCTACGTCATGGCGGGGATCGCCGCGCTCAACGGGTTGCTGTTCGGGTTCGACGTCGGCGTCATTTCGGGGGCGCTGCTGTACATCGACCAGACGTTCACGCTGTCGCCGTTTCTGGAGGGAGTCGTCACCAGCAGCGTTCTCGTGGGGGCGATGATCGGCGCGGCGACCGGGGGGACGTTGGCCGATCGGTTCGGCCGTCGCCGGCTGACGCTCGCGGGCGCGATCGTGTTCTTCGTCGGCTCGTTCGGGATGGCGCTGTCGCCGACGATCGAGTGGCTCATTGCCTGGCGAGTCATCGAGGGTGTCGCTGTCGGCGTCGCGTCGATCGTTGGCCCGCTGTTGATTTCCGAAACCGCTCCCTCCGACATCCGTGGCGCGCTCGGCTTTCTCCAGCAGTTGATGATCACGATCGGGATCTTGCTGGCGTACGTCGTCAACTACGCCTTCGCGCCCGAGTTCCTCGGGATCGTCGGCTGGCGCTGGATGCTGTGGTTCGGGGCGGTGCCGGCGGCGATACTCGCGGCCGGGACGTACTTCCTGCCCGAGAGCCCGCGCTGGCTCATCGAAAACGACCGGATCGACGAGGCGAGAGCTGTACTCTCCCGCGTCCGCGGCACCGACGATATCGACGAGGAAATCGAGCACATCCGCGACGTCAGCGAAACCGAGGCGGAAGGCGATCTCTCGGATCTGCTCGAACCGTGGGTTCGCCCGGCGCTCATCGTCGGCGTCGGCCTCGCGGTTATCCAGCAGGTGAGCGGGATCAACACCATCATCTACTACGCACCGACGATCCTCAGCAACATCGGGTTCGGCGACATCGCCTCGATCGTCGGCACTGTCGGCGTCGGAACGGTCAACGTCCTGTTGACTGTTGTCGCCATCCTCCTCGTGGATCGCGTGGGTCGGCGACCGCTGTTGCTCGTGGGCACTGGCGGGATGACGGTGATGCTCGGGATACTGGGACTCGGCTTCTTCCTGCCGGGGCTGTCGGGCGTCGTCGGCTACGTGACGCTTGGGAGCATGATCGGCTACGTCGGCTTCTATGCGATCAGTCTCGGGCCGGTGTTCTGGCTGCTCATCTCGGAGATCTACCCGCTTCGCATCCGCGGGACCGCGGAGGGTGTCGCCAGCGTCTTCAACTGGGGAGCGAACTTCCTCGTCGCGCTGACCTTCCTCCCGCTGATCAACCGGCTCGGCGAGGGGCCCTCGTTCTGGCTGCTCGGTGGGTTCTGCCTCCTCGCGTTCGTGTTCATCTACTCGCGCGTTCCCGAGACGATGGGTCGCTCGCTCGAAGACATCGAGGCAGACCTCCGCGAGAACGCGATGGTTGGTCCCGATCAGGAACGATCGCCCGACCCCGCGTCCAACGACTGA
- a CDS encoding polymer-forming cytoskeletal protein, with amino-acid sequence MSLRSDPLAALVVPDGTTVEEHAIVTETDVIVGAQSEIALGVRGRNVIAGERVTIAGDVEAEADCRLDTWCEIGGNVLAGADAYIGERVTIDGQLVVAGDLDIGDDVTIEEGFDANGWIVIRNPVPTLVFLFTYLTHLLHIGEEDMAEDVVAEVFDEEEAEPLVIPRNADVTDDAWRVSTPAEVGADCRLHGNLRAASITVDERSEVFGSLRARESIVVESETTVHGDVTTRGGAVEVAADARIRGDIACEQLRLHEGAVVEGAMRARGEMTIVREENPLAIAPESDTETATGASEAAEDRSPSTEPGADAEVEASEPDEPAEPTDGADRTDLIQAIEPIDAPTASTERTADEEESEPSNEDESAATDHGEANAADEEPSEPVIREAEPEASESAEPAADDSEGSGTSDPEASEEPKGSFTPPE; translated from the coding sequence GTGTCGCTCCGCTCGGACCCGCTCGCCGCGCTCGTCGTCCCCGATGGCACCACCGTCGAGGAACACGCCATCGTGACCGAGACGGACGTCATCGTCGGCGCACAAAGCGAGATCGCACTCGGCGTCCGCGGCCGGAACGTGATCGCCGGCGAGCGCGTCACGATCGCCGGTGACGTCGAGGCCGAGGCTGACTGTCGTCTCGACACCTGGTGTGAGATCGGGGGGAACGTGCTCGCGGGCGCGGACGCCTACATCGGCGAGCGCGTCACCATCGACGGCCAGCTCGTGGTCGCCGGCGATCTCGACATCGGCGACGACGTCACGATCGAGGAGGGGTTCGACGCCAACGGCTGGATCGTGATTCGCAACCCGGTCCCGACGCTCGTCTTCCTCTTCACCTATCTCACCCATCTCCTCCACATCGGCGAGGAGGACATGGCCGAAGACGTGGTCGCGGAGGTGTTCGACGAAGAGGAAGCAGAGCCGCTCGTGATCCCGCGCAACGCCGACGTGACCGACGACGCGTGGCGGGTCTCGACTCCGGCGGAGGTCGGGGCCGACTGTCGCCTCCACGGCAACCTCCGTGCGGCGTCGATCACGGTCGACGAGCGTAGTGAAGTGTTCGGCAGCCTCCGGGCGCGCGAGTCGATCGTGGTCGAGAGCGAAACGACGGTCCACGGCGACGTCACGACCCGTGGTGGCGCAGTCGAGGTCGCCGCCGACGCCCGGATCCGCGGCGATATCGCGTGCGAACAGCTCCGTCTCCACGAAGGTGCGGTGGTCGAGGGCGCGATGCGCGCTCGCGGCGAGATGACCATCGTCCGCGAAGAAAACCCGCTCGCAATCGCTCCCGAATCGGACACCGAGACGGCTACCGGAGCCTCCGAAGCCGCCGAGGACCGATCGCCGTCGACCGAACCGGGTGCGGACGCCGAGGTGGAGGCGAGCGAGCCCGACGAACCGGCCGAGCCGACTGATGGCGCGGACCGAACTGACCTGATCCAGGCGATCGAACCGATCGACGCTCCCACAGCGAGCACGGAACGCACCGCCGACGAGGAGGAATCGGAACCGTCGAACGAAGACGAATCGGCGGCGACAGACCACGGTGAAGCGAACGCGGCCGACGAGGAGCCATCGGAGCCGGTGATTCGGGAGGCCGAACCCGAGGCGAGCGAGTCCGCGGAACCGGCGGCGGACGATTCCGAGGGATCGGGAACGAGCGATCCGGAGGCATCCGAAGAACCGAAAGGCAGTTTCACACCGCCCGAGTAG